One Mycolicibacterium parafortuitum DNA segment encodes these proteins:
- a CDS encoding ArsA family ATPase has product MTEGSHAARISLFVGKGGVGKSTLATATAVRAARAGMRVLIVSTDQAHSTGDVLGVDLVPTGLREPTRVLAELDTDAGGGSLDALALDTLALLAARWREIARPLAAQFPESEIGDIAPEELSALPGVQEVLGLHEVGELADSGAWDLVVVDCASTADAMRMLTLPATFALYLERAWPRHRRLSSGDDGRTVVLVDLMERLGAGTEALSTMLTDGSRVSAHLVMTPERVVAAEAVRTLGTLSLMGVQVEELIVNQILVQDDSFEYQNLPAHPAFDWYSARISEQQAVLGDLDRQIGDVQLVLVPHLSGEPIGPKALGELLDAARRRDGSPPPGPLRPVVDRESGTGLDAVYRLRLELPQVDAAALSLGRVDDDLIIGVGAMRRRVRLASVLRRCIVIGAQLRGSELTVRFRPNPEVWPR; this is encoded by the coding sequence CTGACTGAGGGCAGCCACGCGGCCCGGATCAGTTTGTTCGTCGGCAAGGGCGGCGTAGGGAAGTCGACGTTGGCGACCGCGACCGCGGTGCGTGCTGCGCGCGCCGGGATGCGGGTGCTCATCGTGTCCACCGACCAGGCGCACTCCACCGGTGACGTGCTCGGTGTCGACCTCGTCCCGACCGGGCTGCGCGAACCCACCCGGGTACTTGCCGAACTCGACACCGACGCCGGCGGCGGATCCCTCGACGCGCTGGCGCTCGACACGCTCGCCCTGCTGGCCGCGCGCTGGCGTGAGATCGCCCGCCCGCTGGCGGCGCAGTTCCCCGAATCCGAGATCGGAGACATTGCGCCCGAAGAACTTTCGGCGCTGCCGGGGGTGCAGGAGGTGCTCGGTCTGCACGAGGTCGGCGAGCTCGCGGACTCCGGTGCGTGGGATCTCGTGGTGGTCGACTGTGCCTCCACCGCCGATGCGATGCGGATGCTGACGCTGCCCGCGACGTTCGCGCTGTACCTGGAACGGGCCTGGCCCCGGCATCGCAGGCTCTCCAGCGGCGACGATGGGCGCACCGTGGTGCTGGTGGACCTGATGGAGCGCCTCGGCGCGGGCACCGAGGCGCTGAGCACCATGCTCACCGACGGTTCCCGGGTCAGCGCCCACCTGGTCATGACGCCGGAACGGGTGGTGGCGGCCGAGGCGGTGCGCACGCTGGGCACGTTGTCGTTGATGGGTGTGCAGGTCGAAGAATTGATCGTGAATCAGATTCTGGTCCAGGATGATTCGTTCGAATACCAGAACCTGCCCGCACATCCGGCGTTCGACTGGTACTCCGCCCGGATCTCCGAGCAGCAGGCTGTGCTCGGGGACCTCGACCGGCAGATCGGCGACGTGCAGTTGGTGCTGGTGCCGCATCTGTCCGGCGAGCCGATCGGGCCCAAAGCCCTCGGCGAGTTGCTCGACGCCGCGCGCAGGCGCGACGGCTCGCCGCCTCCGGGCCCGCTGCGGCCGGTCGTCGACCGCGAGTCAGGAACCGGCCTGGACGCGGTCTACCGGCTGCGCCTCGAGCTGCCACAGGTGGACGCCGCCGCGCTGTCGTTGGGTAGGGTCGACGATGACTTGATCATCGGCGTCGGCGCGATGCGACGCCGGGTTCGCCTGGCGTCGGTGCTGCGGCGGTGCATCGTCATCGGCGCGCAGCTGCGCGGTAGCGAGCTGACGGTGCGATTTCGACCGAATCCGGAGGTGTGGCCGCGGTGA
- a CDS encoding lysophospholipid acyltransferase family protein: protein MWYWLFKYVLLGPLLAVIARPKIEGLEHIPADGSAIMASNHLAVMDSFYLPLMVRRRITFLAKAEYFTGTGVKGRFLAWFYTAVGQVPIDRTDADSAQAALNTAERILGQGKLLGMYPEGTRSPDGRLYKGKTGLARLALQTQVPVIPVAMIGTDAVNPPGKGLRFGRVVIRIGPPMDFSRFDGLAGNRFIERAVVDEVMYELMRLSGQEYVDLYAADVKLGKADAAPKPPTRLPESAAG from the coding sequence ATGTGGTACTGGCTGTTCAAGTACGTCCTGCTGGGCCCGCTGCTGGCTGTCATCGCCAGGCCGAAAATCGAAGGGCTGGAACATATCCCGGCTGACGGCTCGGCCATCATGGCCAGCAATCACCTCGCCGTGATGGACAGCTTCTATCTGCCGCTGATGGTGCGCAGGCGCATCACGTTCCTGGCCAAGGCCGAGTACTTCACCGGAACCGGCGTCAAGGGGCGCTTCCTGGCGTGGTTCTACACCGCGGTCGGCCAGGTCCCGATCGACCGCACCGATGCCGACAGCGCCCAGGCCGCGCTGAACACCGCCGAGCGCATCCTGGGCCAGGGCAAGTTGCTGGGGATGTACCCCGAGGGCACCCGATCACCCGACGGCAGGCTCTACAAGGGCAAGACCGGGCTGGCCCGTCTCGCGCTGCAGACCCAGGTCCCGGTGATCCCGGTCGCGATGATCGGCACCGATGCCGTGAATCCGCCCGGTAAGGGGCTGCGCTTCGGCCGGGTGGTGATCCGCATCGGTCCGCCGATGGACTTCAGCCGCTTCGACGGGCTGGCGGGCAACCGATTCATCGAGCGGGCCGTGGTCGACGAAGTGATGTACGAGCTGATGCGGTTGTCCGGGCAGGAATACGTCGACTTGTACGCAGCTGATGTGAAGCTGGGAAAAGCTGATGCGGCTCCGAAGCCGCCCACCCGCCTGCCGGAGTCGGCTGCCGGTTAG
- a CDS encoding glycosyltransferase family 87 protein: MNNRRSPDGAGWVPKLGWRLFQLLTLAALAVAGWRLLGHVPYRIDIDVYRMGGRAWLDGQALYADGAMFMTRGGLELPFTYPPLAAVAFSPFAMLSLEAASVAITATTLVLLLVSTAIVLTRLDVWPQTQVTGEPAWARRLWLAAAIVAPAVIYLEPIRANFDFGQINVVLMTLVIADCVPRRTPWPRGILLGIAIAVKLTPAVFLLYFLLRRDTRALLVTAASAIVATLAGFAFSWRDSWEYWTETVRNTDRIGTATLNTNQNIAGALARLGLGESERFLLWVGLCFAVLALTVWAARRALRAEQPVLALISVAMFGLVVSPVSWSHHWVWMLPTVVATAVLGVRLRHVGLGAVSATGLALMVWTPIKLLPEHRETTAALWRQLVGGSYLWWALAVIAVVGTVALRPRDDGSEIGSSEPSDDAVKA; this comes from the coding sequence ATGAATAATCGGCGGTCGCCCGACGGGGCTGGTTGGGTTCCGAAGCTCGGGTGGCGGCTGTTCCAGTTGCTGACGCTCGCGGCGCTGGCCGTGGCCGGTTGGCGCCTGCTCGGCCACGTGCCGTACCGCATCGACATCGACGTCTACCGGATGGGCGGCCGGGCCTGGCTGGACGGCCAGGCGCTGTACGCCGACGGCGCGATGTTCATGACCCGGGGCGGCCTGGAACTGCCGTTCACCTATCCCCCGTTGGCGGCGGTCGCGTTCAGTCCGTTCGCGATGCTGTCCCTGGAAGCCGCCAGCGTCGCGATCACCGCGACGACGCTGGTGTTGCTGTTGGTGTCGACGGCGATCGTGCTGACCCGGCTCGACGTCTGGCCGCAGACGCAGGTCACCGGCGAGCCGGCGTGGGCGCGCCGGTTGTGGCTGGCCGCCGCGATCGTCGCTCCGGCGGTGATCTACCTGGAACCGATCCGGGCGAACTTCGACTTCGGCCAGATCAACGTCGTGCTGATGACCCTGGTCATCGCCGACTGCGTGCCGCGCCGCACCCCGTGGCCGCGCGGGATCCTGCTCGGTATAGCGATCGCGGTGAAGCTCACCCCCGCGGTGTTCCTGCTGTACTTCCTGCTGCGCCGCGACACCCGCGCGCTGCTGGTGACCGCGGCGTCGGCGATCGTCGCGACCCTGGCCGGGTTCGCGTTCAGCTGGCGCGATTCCTGGGAGTACTGGACCGAGACGGTCCGCAACACCGACCGCATCGGCACCGCGACGCTGAACACCAACCAGAACATCGCCGGCGCGCTGGCCCGGCTCGGCCTGGGCGAGAGCGAGCGATTCCTGCTGTGGGTGGGACTGTGCTTCGCGGTGCTCGCGCTGACGGTGTGGGCGGCCAGGCGCGCGTTGCGCGCCGAGCAGCCGGTGCTCGCCCTGATCAGCGTGGCGATGTTCGGACTGGTCGTATCGCCGGTGTCATGGTCGCACCACTGGGTCTGGATGCTGCCGACGGTGGTCGCCACCGCGGTGCTCGGGGTGCGGCTGCGCCATGTCGGGCTGGGCGCGGTGTCGGCCACCGGGCTGGCGCTGATGGTGTGGACGCCGATCAAGCTGCTGCCCGAGCACCGCGAGACCACCGCGGCGTTGTGGCGCCAACTGGTCGGCGGGTCCTATCTGTGGTGGGCGCTGGCGGTGATCGCCGTGGTCGGCACGGTCGCGCTGCGCCCCCGCGACGACGGCTCCGAGATCGGGTCGAGCGAGCCCAGCGACGACGCGGTCAAGGCCTAA
- a CDS encoding polyadenylate-specific 3'-exoribonuclease AS, which produces MRYFYDTEFIDNGRTIELISIGVAAEDGREYYAISTEFDPQRAGSWVRKHVLPKLPSPASPLWRSRRTIRTELEDFFGIDGDEPIELWAWVGAYDHVVLCQLWGPMTDLPPAIPRFTRELRQFWEDRGCPRMPPRPRDAHDALVDAKHNLVRYRLMTGQ; this is translated from the coding sequence TTGCGGTACTTCTACGACACGGAATTCATCGACAACGGCCGCACCATCGAGCTGATCTCGATCGGGGTGGCCGCCGAGGACGGCCGCGAGTACTACGCGATCTCCACGGAGTTCGACCCGCAGCGGGCCGGCAGTTGGGTGCGCAAGCACGTGCTGCCGAAGCTGCCGTCGCCGGCGTCGCCGCTGTGGCGCTCGCGCCGGACCATCCGCACCGAGCTGGAGGACTTCTTCGGCATCGACGGCGACGAGCCGATCGAGCTGTGGGCCTGGGTGGGTGCCTACGACCACGTGGTGTTGTGCCAGCTGTGGGGCCCGATGACGGATCTGCCGCCCGCCATCCCGCGGTTCACCAGGGAACTGCGCCAGTTCTGGGAGGACCGCGGGTGCCCGCGGATGCCGCCCCGGCCCCGCGACGCGCACGACGCACTGGTCGACGCCAAGCACAACCTGGTGCGTTATCGCCTGATGACCGGCCAGTAA
- a CDS encoding class II 3-deoxy-7-phosphoheptulonate synthase: MNWTVDVPIDQLPALPPLPEDLRRRLDAALAKPALQQPSWDAGQAAAMRKVLESVPPVTVPSEIERLKTQLADVALGRAFLLQGGDCAETFADNTEPHIRANIRTLLQMAVVLTYGASMPVVKVARIAGQYAKPRSSDVDALGLKSYRGDMVNGFAPDAAVRDHDPSRLVRAYANASAAMNLVRALTSSGMASLHQVHDWNREFVRTSPAGARYEALAGEIDRGLRFMSACRVDDRNLDTAEIYASHEALVLDYERAMLRMDTGDLADPDLSATPKLYDLSAHYVWIGERTRQLDGAHVAFAEVIANPIGIKIGPTTSPELAVEYVERLDPNNEPGRLTLVSRMGNHQVRDVLPPIIEKVQASGHRVIWQCDPMHGNTHESSTGYKTRHFDRIVDEVQGFFEVHRALGTHPGGIHVEITGENVTECLGGAQDISDTDLAGRYETACDPRLNTQQSLELAFLVAEMLRD; this comes from the coding sequence GTGAACTGGACCGTCGACGTACCCATCGACCAGCTGCCTGCGCTCCCGCCGCTGCCCGAGGACCTGCGGCGTCGCCTCGACGCGGCGTTGGCCAAGCCTGCGCTGCAGCAGCCGTCCTGGGATGCGGGCCAGGCCGCCGCGATGCGCAAGGTGCTCGAGAGCGTCCCGCCGGTGACGGTTCCGTCGGAGATCGAGCGGCTCAAGACGCAACTGGCCGACGTCGCGCTGGGCAGGGCGTTCCTGCTGCAGGGCGGTGACTGCGCGGAGACGTTCGCCGACAACACCGAGCCGCACATCCGGGCCAACATCCGCACGCTGCTGCAGATGGCGGTGGTGCTGACCTACGGCGCGAGCATGCCGGTGGTGAAGGTGGCTCGCATCGCGGGCCAGTACGCGAAGCCGCGGTCGTCGGATGTCGACGCGCTCGGGCTCAAGTCCTACCGCGGCGACATGGTCAACGGGTTCGCCCCGGACGCCGCGGTGCGCGACCACGACCCGTCGCGGCTGGTGCGCGCCTACGCCAACGCGAGCGCGGCGATGAACCTGGTGCGCGCGCTGACGTCGTCGGGGATGGCGTCGCTGCACCAGGTGCACGACTGGAACCGCGAGTTCGTGCGGACCTCGCCCGCGGGTGCCCGTTATGAGGCGCTGGCCGGCGAGATCGACCGCGGCCTGCGATTCATGAGCGCCTGCCGCGTCGACGACCGCAACCTCGACACCGCCGAGATCTACGCCAGCCATGAGGCGCTGGTGCTCGATTACGAGCGGGCGATGCTGCGGATGGACACCGGCGATCTGGCCGATCCGGACCTCTCGGCGACGCCGAAGCTCTACGACCTGTCGGCGCACTACGTGTGGATCGGCGAGCGCACCCGGCAGCTCGACGGTGCGCACGTCGCGTTCGCCGAGGTGATCGCGAACCCGATCGGTATCAAGATCGGCCCGACCACGTCGCCGGAGCTGGCGGTCGAGTACGTCGAACGCCTGGACCCGAACAACGAACCGGGTCGGCTCACGCTCGTCAGCCGGATGGGCAACCACCAGGTGCGCGATGTGCTGCCGCCGATCATCGAGAAGGTGCAGGCGTCGGGTCACCGGGTGATCTGGCAGTGCGATCCGATGCACGGCAACACCCACGAGTCCTCGACCGGCTACAAGACCCGGCACTTCGACCGCATCGTCGACGAGGTGCAGGGCTTCTTCGAGGTGCACCGGGCGCTGGGCACCCATCCCGGCGGTATCCACGTCGAGATCACCGGCGAGAACGTCACCGAGTGTCTCGGTGGCGCACAAGACATCTCGGACACCGATCTGGCCGGTCGCTACGAGACGGCGTGCGATCCGCGGCTGAACACGCAGCAGTCGCTGGAGCTGGCTTTCTTGGTCGCGGAGATGCTCCGGGATTAG
- a CDS encoding protein kinase domain-containing protein, with amino-acid sequence METYQQQSPLTGAVLDGRYRVDTLIATGGMSAVYRGLDLRLDRPVALKIMDSRYAGDEHFMTRFQREARAVARLKDPGLVAMYDQGLDGRHPFLVMELVEGGTLRELLAERGPMPPHAVAAVLRPVLGGLAAAHAAGLVHRDIKPENILISDDGEVKIADFGLVRAVAEAKITSTSVILGTAAYLSPEQVATGETDSRGDVYSVGILVYELLTGRTPFTGDTSLAVAYQRMDRDVPPPSTAIRGVPRQFDDLVQCATARDPEQRFADAAEMADQLETVVRELDLPHFRVPAPKNSAAHTSATTGTSSAATTVVRDHTKVFGRDELPVLDDGYENGDEDEYPSETSHFAGIEMEHFHWARQRARRVLLFWVILVITLAGLAAAGAWTLGANLPNLL; translated from the coding sequence GTGGAGACCTACCAGCAGCAGAGCCCGTTGACCGGGGCCGTGCTGGACGGTCGCTACCGGGTGGACACGCTGATCGCCACGGGCGGCATGTCGGCGGTGTACCGGGGCCTGGACCTGCGGCTCGACCGTCCGGTCGCGCTGAAGATCATGGATTCCCGCTACGCGGGCGACGAACATTTCATGACCCGCTTCCAGCGGGAGGCCCGGGCGGTGGCCCGGCTGAAGGACCCCGGCCTCGTCGCGATGTACGACCAGGGACTCGACGGCCGCCATCCGTTCCTCGTGATGGAGCTCGTCGAGGGTGGCACGCTGCGTGAGCTGCTGGCCGAACGAGGGCCGATGCCGCCACACGCCGTGGCCGCGGTGCTGCGCCCGGTGCTGGGCGGGCTCGCCGCCGCCCACGCCGCGGGCCTGGTGCACCGCGACATCAAACCGGAGAACATCCTGATCAGCGACGACGGCGAGGTCAAGATCGCCGACTTCGGTCTGGTGCGGGCCGTGGCCGAAGCCAAGATCACCTCGACCAGCGTGATCCTCGGCACCGCGGCATACCTGTCACCCGAGCAGGTCGCCACCGGCGAGACCGATTCGCGCGGTGACGTCTACTCGGTCGGCATCCTGGTCTACGAGCTGCTCACCGGCCGTACCCCGTTCACCGGTGACACCTCGCTGGCGGTGGCCTACCAGCGGATGGACCGCGATGTGCCGCCGCCGAGCACCGCGATCCGCGGCGTGCCGAGGCAGTTCGACGATCTCGTGCAGTGCGCCACCGCGCGCGACCCCGAACAGCGGTTCGCCGACGCGGCCGAGATGGCCGACCAGCTGGAGACCGTCGTGCGCGAACTCGACCTGCCCCACTTCCGGGTGCCCGCACCGAAGAACTCGGCGGCGCACACCTCCGCGACCACAGGGACCTCCAGCGCCGCGACGACGGTCGTGCGCGACCACACCAAGGTGTTCGGCCGCGACGAGCTACCCGTGCTCGACGACGGTTATGAGAACGGAGATGAAGACGAATACCCGTCGGAGACAAGCCACTTCGCCGGGATCGAGATGGAGCACTTCCACTGGGCGCGCCAGCGTGCCCGCCGGGTGCTGCTGTTCTGGGTGATCTTGGTGATCACGCTGGCCGGGCTGGCGGCCGCGGGCGCGTGGACCCTGGGCGCCAACCTGCCGAACCTGCTCTAA
- a CDS encoding Rv2175c family DNA-binding protein, with product MSSIPTADDVLDPDEAVYELSEVAKLLGIPVSKVQQQLREGHLAAVRRNRTVVVPKAFFDSSGHVVKSLAGLLVVLHDGGYTETEIMRWLFTPDPSLSIRRDGDPEPKASARPVDALHSHQAREVVRRAQAMAY from the coding sequence ATGAGCAGCATCCCGACTGCCGATGACGTCCTTGATCCCGACGAAGCCGTGTACGAACTGTCCGAGGTGGCCAAGCTGTTGGGCATCCCGGTGTCCAAGGTGCAACAGCAGTTACGCGAAGGCCATCTGGCGGCGGTGCGCCGCAACCGGACCGTGGTCGTGCCGAAGGCGTTCTTCGACTCGTCCGGCCACGTGGTGAAGAGCCTGGCCGGCCTGCTGGTCGTCTTGCATGACGGGGGATACACCGAGACCGAGATCATGCGGTGGCTCTTCACCCCTGATCCGTCGCTGTCGATCCGCCGCGACGGCGACCCCGAGCCGAAGGCTAGTGCGCGTCCGGTTGACGCGTTGCACTCGCATCAGGCTCGTGAGGTGGTCCGCCGCGCTCAGGCGATGGCGTACTGA
- a CDS encoding alpha-(1->6)-mannopyranosyltransferase A codes for MTASITRLKEFTLSPQGRPALVGALGAVLLTAGGLGAGSTRLHDPLLESLHLSWLRFGHGLVVSSVLLWAGVALMLSAWVWLGRRVIDRTATEYTMLATTAFWLTPLLLSVPLFSRDTYSYLAQGALLRDGFDPYVVGPIENPNSLLDDVSPIWTTTTAPYGPAFILVAKFVTMLVGNDVVAGTMLLRLCMLPGLALLIWAAPRVARHVGASGAAALWIAVLNPLVIIHLMGGVHNEMLMVGLMMAGIALCFGGRNVAGVTLIAVAVAVKATAGLALPFMVWVWARRLRDHRGLRPAKAFAAATAASLVVFVAVFAVLSLAAGVGLGWLTALAGSVKIINWLTIPTAIANVTNAVVGLVIPVNFYAVLEATRILGIAAIAIAAPLLWWRYRRTDRDALMGIAWVMVVVVLFVPAALPWYYTWPLAVIAALAQSRRAIALIAGFSTWITVIWRPDGAHGMYSWTHVLLACACAAAAWYWLSKQPEAGEVSTPSPERGGPPHEPDASATRQPDAH; via the coding sequence ATGACCGCGAGCATCACACGTCTCAAAGAATTCACGCTGTCCCCGCAGGGACGCCCCGCGCTCGTCGGCGCGCTCGGCGCGGTACTGCTGACCGCCGGCGGCCTCGGCGCGGGCAGCACCCGGTTGCACGATCCGCTGCTGGAGTCGCTGCACCTGTCCTGGCTGCGATTCGGCCACGGCCTGGTCGTGTCCTCGGTGCTGCTGTGGGCCGGCGTCGCGTTGATGCTCAGCGCATGGGTGTGGCTGGGCCGGCGCGTGATCGACCGCACCGCAACCGAATACACGATGCTGGCGACCACGGCGTTCTGGTTGACCCCACTGCTGCTCAGTGTGCCGCTGTTCAGCCGCGACACGTATTCGTACCTGGCGCAGGGCGCGCTGCTGCGCGACGGGTTCGACCCCTATGTCGTCGGCCCGATCGAGAACCCGAACTCACTGCTCGACGACGTCAGCCCGATCTGGACCACGACGACCGCGCCGTACGGTCCCGCGTTCATCCTCGTCGCGAAGTTCGTCACGATGCTCGTCGGCAACGACGTCGTCGCCGGCACCATGCTGCTGCGACTGTGCATGCTGCCCGGGCTGGCGCTGCTGATCTGGGCGGCGCCCCGAGTGGCCCGCCATGTCGGCGCCAGCGGCGCGGCCGCGCTGTGGATCGCGGTGCTCAACCCGCTCGTGATCATCCATCTGATGGGCGGCGTGCACAACGAGATGCTGATGGTCGGGCTGATGATGGCCGGCATCGCGCTGTGCTTCGGCGGCCGCAACGTCGCAGGCGTCACCCTGATCGCCGTCGCGGTCGCGGTCAAAGCGACGGCGGGACTCGCGCTTCCGTTCATGGTGTGGGTGTGGGCGCGCCGACTGCGTGACCATCGCGGGTTGCGCCCGGCCAAGGCGTTCGCCGCCGCGACCGCGGCATCACTGGTGGTGTTCGTCGCGGTGTTCGCGGTGCTGTCGCTGGCCGCCGGCGTCGGGCTGGGCTGGCTGACCGCACTGGCGGGCTCGGTGAAGATCATCAACTGGCTGACCATCCCGACCGCGATCGCCAACGTCACCAACGCCGTCGTCGGCCTCGTCATCCCGGTGAACTTCTACGCCGTGCTGGAGGCGACCCGCATCCTCGGCATCGCCGCGATCGCGATCGCGGCACCGCTGCTGTGGTGGCGCTACCGCCGCACCGACCGCGACGCGCTGATGGGCATCGCGTGGGTGATGGTGGTGGTGGTGCTGTTCGTTCCGGCCGCGCTGCCCTGGTACTACACCTGGCCGCTGGCGGTGATCGCGGCGCTGGCCCAGTCCCGCCGCGCGATCGCGCTCATCGCGGGCTTCTCCACGTGGATCACCGTGATCTGGCGGCCCGACGGCGCCCACGGCATGTACTCGTGGACGCACGTGCTGCTGGCCTGCGCCTGCGCCGCGGCGGCCTGGTACTGGCTCTCCAAGCAGCCGGAGGCAGGCGAGGTCAGTACGCCATCGCCTGAGCGCGGCGGACCACCTCACGAGCCTGATGCGAGTGCAACGCGTCAACCGGACGCGCACTAG
- the idsA2 gene encoding bifunctional (2E,6E)-farnesyl/geranyl diphosphate synthase: protein MDAAAPSAVELAAAVNDELRDYLRERRRDAAYIGADYAVLTEALEEFVLRGGKRLRPAFAYWGYRAVAGSEPGPEVLRLFSALELLHACALVHDDVIDASATRRGLSTVHRIFTERHRTNGWHGSPEQFGLSAAILLGDLSLVWADDIISGAEIGADAHRRVQRVWSAIRTEVLGGQYLDIVNESSGSETVSSALTVNIYKTASYTISRPLQLGAAAAAERPEILEAFHELGTSLGVAFQLRDDVLGVYGDPAVTGKPSGDDLRSGKRTVLLAEALELAGQHDPDSAELLRRSVGTDLTDTQVKELCQVIESVGALAAVEGRIDTLTRRALDILNSVPIDAQAKAGLAELARLASNRSA from the coding sequence GTGGACGCAGCGGCACCGTCAGCCGTCGAGCTGGCGGCAGCCGTCAACGATGAACTGCGCGACTACCTTCGGGAGCGCCGTCGCGACGCCGCCTACATCGGCGCCGATTACGCGGTCCTGACCGAGGCCCTCGAAGAGTTCGTGCTGCGCGGCGGCAAGCGGTTGCGCCCCGCGTTCGCGTACTGGGGATATCGCGCCGTCGCCGGTTCCGAGCCGGGCCCCGAGGTTCTGCGTCTGTTCTCCGCGCTGGAGCTACTGCATGCGTGCGCGCTCGTCCACGACGACGTGATCGACGCGTCGGCGACGCGGCGCGGGCTGTCGACCGTGCACCGGATCTTCACCGAGCGCCACCGCACCAACGGCTGGCACGGCTCACCGGAGCAGTTCGGGCTCTCGGCGGCGATCCTGCTCGGGGACCTGTCGCTGGTGTGGGCCGACGACATCATCTCCGGCGCCGAGATCGGCGCCGACGCTCATCGCCGGGTCCAGCGCGTCTGGTCGGCCATCCGCACCGAAGTGCTCGGCGGCCAGTACCTCGACATCGTCAACGAGTCCAGCGGCAGCGAGACCGTCTCGTCCGCGCTGACGGTGAACATCTACAAGACCGCCTCGTACACGATCAGCCGGCCGCTGCAGCTCGGCGCCGCGGCGGCGGCGGAGCGCCCCGAGATCCTGGAGGCCTTCCACGAACTCGGGACCAGCCTCGGCGTCGCGTTCCAGCTTCGCGACGACGTGCTCGGTGTCTACGGCGACCCCGCCGTCACCGGTAAGCCCTCCGGTGACGACCTGCGGTCCGGTAAACGCACGGTACTGCTCGCCGAGGCCCTCGAACTCGCGGGCCAGCACGATCCGGACTCGGCCGAGCTGCTGCGCCGCTCGGTCGGCACCGACCTGACCGACACCCAGGTCAAGGAGCTGTGCCAGGTGATCGAATCCGTCGGCGCACTGGCCGCGGTGGAAGGCCGGATCGACACCCTGACCCGTCGCGCACTCGACATCCTGAACTCGGTGCCGATCGACGCGCAGGCCAAGGCCGGACTGGCAGAGCTCGCCAGATTGGCCTCGAACCGGTCCGCCTGA
- a CDS encoding LppM family (lipo)protein, translated as MLTRPRTGRRLLALMLMLLVLAPSLIGCVRVRASITVSPNDRVSGQIIAASIPRDDDDQGPQLLNNLPFAQKVAISEYSRDDYVGSQATFSDLTFAELPQLAAMNRDAAGVDISLRRAGDLVILEGRVDLTSLNDPEADVSLSVAFPGEVTSTNGDQISSSVVEWKLRPGVVSTMTAQARYTDPSARSFTGAAIWLGVASLLVAGITGWLAYNSRDRSPRPGDSPEPKALR; from the coding sequence GTGCTGACCCGTCCCCGCACCGGCAGGCGACTGCTCGCGCTGATGCTGATGCTGTTGGTGCTCGCGCCTTCGCTGATCGGTTGTGTCCGTGTCCGGGCCTCCATCACCGTGTCGCCCAACGACCGCGTCTCCGGTCAGATCATCGCCGCGTCGATCCCCCGCGATGACGACGACCAGGGCCCGCAGCTGCTCAACAACCTGCCGTTCGCGCAGAAGGTCGCGATCTCCGAATACAGCAGAGACGACTACGTCGGCTCGCAGGCAACGTTCTCGGACCTGACCTTCGCCGAACTGCCGCAGCTGGCGGCGATGAACCGGGACGCCGCCGGAGTGGACATCTCCCTGCGCCGCGCGGGCGACCTGGTGATCCTGGAGGGCCGCGTCGATCTGACCTCGCTGAACGACCCCGAAGCCGACGTGTCGTTGTCGGTGGCGTTCCCCGGTGAGGTCACCTCCACCAACGGCGACCAGATCTCGTCCTCGGTGGTCGAGTGGAAGCTGCGCCCCGGCGTGGTCAGCACGATGACCGCCCAGGCCCGCTACACCGATCCCAGCGCCAGGTCGTTCACCGGTGCGGCGATCTGGTTGGGCGTCGCGTCGCTGCTGGTCGCCGGGATCACCGGGTGGCTGGCCTACAACAGCAGAGACCGATCCCCGCGGCCGGGCGACTCACCGGAGCCGAAGGCTTTACGCTGA